The sequence AATGCTGTTTCTATAGATTCAAATAAAGTAACAGATGACAGTTTGAAATTAAAAAAGGGTAGCTATATAGTAAAAGTAGGAAAAAGAAAAATAGCTAAGGTGAGTCTGAAATAATGCTTGTTGCAGTTGATATAGGAAATACAAATATTGTAATAGGTGTGTTTCTGAAAGATAGATTCTTAAATTTTCGTCTTAGTACAAACCCTAAACTAACACAGGATGAATACTGTATTAACCTTTATAACCTTTTTAATTTATATTCATTAAGAGAAAAAATAACAGGTTCTATTGTATCTTCTGTCGTTCCTCAAATCACACCAAGAATCATAAACGCTATAAAGACCGTGTTTGATATAAAACCCATGGAGGTAGGACCAGGAATAAAAACAGGCATGCTCATAAAATATCACAATCCTGCCGAGGTTGGGGCAGACAGAATTGTAAATGCTGTTGGAGCGTATGAGGAGTTTAAGGATGCATTAATAGTAATAGACTCAGGTACCGCAATAACATTTGATGTAATAAGTAAAAAAGGTGAGTACATTGGTGGAGCTATAGCTCCTGGTATAAATATATCTGCTGATGCCTTGGCTTTGAAAACAGCTAAACTACCCCGGGTTCCGCTTCAGATGCCCAAAGAGGTGATAGGAAAAACGACAATGCACAGTATGCAGTCAGGTCTTTTCTATGGCTATTTATCAATGATAGAGGGCATGATAAATAGAATAAAAGACGAGATGGGTCATGAGTGTGTTGTAGTTATAACAGGCGGAGATAGTGCTTTGTTTTATAAACATCTAAATCAAATAGACCACTACAGGCCGTACTTAACCCTGTTTGGTTTGAAGGCTATATATGAGAAAAATATATAATATAGGTGTTCTGGGCGCAGGTAGTTGGGGAACGACTATAGCAAATCTTTTATCCATTAATGGTCACAATGTAGTCTTGTATGTAAGAGAAGATGAACTGTTTAAAGAAATAAAGAAAACACGAATAAACAATATATACTTAAACGGCATAAAATTGTCCGAACGATTAAAATTTTCCCAGGATGTAAACGAAACTGCAAACAAAAAAGACATAATAGTATCAGCGATACCTGTTAAATTTTTAAGGGATACACTGAAAAAGATATCATGTAATATAGAAGGTGTAGTTATATCTTTAAGTAAAGGTATAGAAAATGAAACGTTTTGTAGACCATCTCAAATTATAGGGAAAACACTTGGCATAGAAATTGATAGAGTGGCAGCTTTAAGCGGGCCAAATTTTGCAAAAGAGGTGGCTTTAAAACTCCCCACTGCAACTGTTATCGCATCAACAAATAAAGAAACAGCTATATTGACCCAAAATGCTTTCAGTAATAGTTATTTCAGGGTTTACACATCAAATGATATAGCAGGTGTGGAAATATGTGGAGCTTTAAAAAACATAATGGCTATAGCAAGTGGCGTAAGTGACGGTTTGAATTTGGGTGATAACGCTAGGGCAAGTCTAATAACAAGGGGCTTGAGTGAAATATCAAGGCTTGGCTTAAAATTGGGTGCAAAACAAGAAACCTTTATGGGGCTTGCAGGAATAGGTGATTTAATGCTTACAGCAACAGGGAGTTTAAGTAGAAATAGAACAGTAGGGCTAAGAATAGCAAAGGGCGAAAAGATAAAGGTTATATTGGAGAGCATGAAAATGGTCCCAGAAGGTGTAAATACAACAAAATCTGTTTACAATCTATCCAAAGAAAAAAATATAGATATGCCTATAACTAATGAAATATACAAAATACTATACGAGGGCAAAAAACCCTTCGATGCCCTGAAAGATTTAATGAATAGGCCGCTTAAAGCAGAAAATTATTTACTTTAGATAAAATTTGTGTTAGTTATTTAAGTTAAAAAAGCTGGAGGAATAAAATGGCAAAAGAGAAAGAAGCTCCCGCTGAAAATCAAGAGGCCCCAAAGAAAAAAGGGAAGGGTAAACTTCTAATCATTATAATAGCTGTAGTCATATTAGCTGTTGCTGGTGTTGCAGTCAAGATGTTTCTTTTTAATGGCACAAAAAAACAGACAACACCAAACCAACACAAAAGCGAAGTAACTCACGAGCAGGCCCAAGAAGAGGAGCCGGTAGAACCCGCAGAAAGCACTGTGGTTAGCCAATCTCATCTGACACCTGTTGTCATAGGTCCTATAATCGTCAATTTAGCTGATGTTGGTGGCGATAGGTATTTAAAAATAAAACTAGTCCTCCTTGAGGCTAAAAGAGCTGCCAAAAAAGAAGAAAAAGAGGGTGAAAAAACCGGTATATCTTTAGAAGATGCTGTTGTTAAAGACACTATAATATCTGTTTTGTCTGCAAAAACATCGGACGATTTACTTTCAGCTTCAGGCAAAGAAGAGCTCAAAAACGAACTTATCAGCGCTATAAATCAAGCATTACATATGAATTTAGTTAAAAGAATATACTTTTTATCGTTTATAATACAATGAATCCAAATAGAGAAAAGATAAAGAAAGAATTCGAAAAATATTTTGACATACCTTTAAAAATGGTGTTTGACCTTGCAACCACTCAAGTCAAGGTAAAGGATCTACTTAAATGGAAAGAAGGCGATATTATAGAGACAAACAAAATGGCAGGTGAATATATAAACATAAATATAGAAAATAAACCCTTGGGTATGGGAGAGGTTATAGTTCTTGATAACAAATTTGCAATTAGAATAACAAATATATTTACAAAAGACGATTTAATGGAACTCAATGTAAAATGATAATCTTCATACTTGCGTTACTACTTATCCCATCTATGTCATTTGCCGCTGGAAATGTTGACTATTGGGGTTATACTTTAAAATCACTCGGAAGCTTAATCCTTGTCCTTGGCATAATAATTTTATTCTTCTACATACTAAGAAAGCTAAGTTATTCAGGAAAAATAAGTTCATCAAGAATAAAGGTCAAGGGCAAGGTTTATTTAGACAACAAACATTACCTTGCAATTGTAGAGGTTGACGGCAAAGAAA comes from Hippea maritima DSM 10411 and encodes:
- a CDS encoding type III pantothenate kinase, encoding MLVAVDIGNTNIVIGVFLKDRFLNFRLSTNPKLTQDEYCINLYNLFNLYSLREKITGSIVSSVVPQITPRIINAIKTVFDIKPMEVGPGIKTGMLIKYHNPAEVGADRIVNAVGAYEEFKDALIVIDSGTAITFDVISKKGEYIGGAIAPGINISADALALKTAKLPRVPLQMPKEVIGKTTMHSMQSGLFYGYLSMIEGMINRIKDEMGHECVVVITGGDSALFYKHLNQIDHYRPYLTLFGLKAIYEKNI
- a CDS encoding NAD(P)H-dependent glycerol-3-phosphate dehydrogenase, which produces MRKIYNIGVLGAGSWGTTIANLLSINGHNVVLYVREDELFKEIKKTRINNIYLNGIKLSERLKFSQDVNETANKKDIIVSAIPVKFLRDTLKKISCNIEGVVISLSKGIENETFCRPSQIIGKTLGIEIDRVAALSGPNFAKEVALKLPTATVIASTNKETAILTQNAFSNSYFRVYTSNDIAGVEICGALKNIMAIASGVSDGLNLGDNARASLITRGLSEISRLGLKLGAKQETFMGLAGIGDLMLTATGSLSRNRTVGLRIAKGEKIKVILESMKMVPEGVNTTKSVYNLSKEKNIDMPITNEIYKILYEGKKPFDALKDLMNRPLKAENYLL
- a CDS encoding flagellar basal body-associated FliL family protein, with protein sequence MAKEKEAPAENQEAPKKKGKGKLLIIIIAVVILAVAGVAVKMFLFNGTKKQTTPNQHKSEVTHEQAQEEEPVEPAESTVVSQSHLTPVVIGPIIVNLADVGGDRYLKIKLVLLEAKRAAKKEEKEGEKTGISLEDAVVKDTIISVLSAKTSDDLLSASGKEELKNELISAINQALHMNLVKRIYFLSFIIQ
- a CDS encoding FliM/FliN family flagellar motor switch protein; this translates as MNPNREKIKKEFEKYFDIPLKMVFDLATTQVKVKDLLKWKEGDIIETNKMAGEYININIENKPLGMGEVIVLDNKFAIRITNIFTKDDLMELNVK
- a CDS encoding flagellar biosynthetic protein FliO, with amino-acid sequence MIIFILALLLIPSMSFAAGNVDYWGYTLKSLGSLILVLGIIILFFYILRKLSYSGKISSSRIKVKGKVYLDNKHYLAIVEVDGKEMLLGISDTINTLKELKTNDEEN